The following proteins are encoded in a genomic region of Fusarium oxysporum f. sp. lycopersici 4287 chromosome 1, whole genome shotgun sequence:
- a CDS encoding peptidyl-prolyl cis-trans isomerase, mitochondrial (At least one base has a quality score < 10) encodes MRPSLFKPLLPRHTCFSAARTSSSLPQLSNTIRSVRFFSASSAVMGNKVFFDIEWEGPVFQNGKPTSTVQSQRGRINFNLYDKEVPKTAENFRALCTGEKGFGYKGSSFHRIIPDFMLQGGDFTRGNGTGGKSIYGEKFADENFKLTHDRPGLLSMANAGPNTNGSQFFITTVVTSWLNGRHVVFGEVADEESMNVVKALEATGSGRGAVKYQKRATIVDSGEL; translated from the exons ATGAGACCCTCCCTCTTCAAGCCCCTCCTACCCCGCCATACCTGCTTCTCTGCAGCgagaacttcttcttctcttcctcaactCTCCAACACAATCAGATCTGTTAGattcttctcagcttcatccGCAGTCATGGGTAACAAGGT TTTCTTCGATATTGAGTGGGAGGGCCCCGTCTTCCAGAACGGCAAGCCTACCTCCACCGTTCAGA GCCAGCGTGGTcgcatcaacttcaacctctacgacaaggaggTTCCCAAGACCGCTGAGAACTTCCGTGCTCTCTGCACTGGCGAGAAGGGTTTCGGCTACAAGGGCTCTTCTTTCCACCGAATCATCCCCGACTTCATGCTCCAGGGTGGTGACTTCACCCGTGGTAAC GGCACCGGTGGTAAGTCCATCTATGGTGAGAAGTTCGCCGACGAGAACTTCAAGCTCACCCACGACCGCCCCGGTCTGCTGTCCATGGCCAACGCTGGCCCCAACAC CAACGGTTCTCAGTTCTTCATCACCACTGTTGTCACCTCTTGGCTCAACGGCCGCCACGTCGTCTTCGGCGAGGTCGCTGACGAGGAGTCCATGAACGTTgtcaaggctcttgaggctACCGGCTCCGGCAGAGGTGCTGTCAAGTACCAGAAGCGTGCCACCATTGTCGACTCCGGTGAGCTGTAA